One genomic segment of uncultured Desulfobacter sp. includes these proteins:
- a CDS encoding sigma-54 dependent transcriptional regulator, with the protein MALILIIDDDDNFCGTMKSLVLRMGHDFLAAGTLEQGIRILEEQAVDILLLDVGLPDGNGLEALSRIKEASKSSPEIFIITGLGDPAGAETAITEGVWDYIVKPTSIKETRASLVRALKYRQEKQSRQQAMTLDLDQIVGRSAPMQKCFEIVAQGAASSMPVLITGETGTGKELFAQTIHANSLRKDKGFIVVDCAFLTESLMESTLFGHRKGAFTGAVERRDGLVKLADQGTLFLDEVGEMPLSAQKSFLRILQEKRFRPLGDANEITSDFRLMAATNRDLDVMVEDGTFRRDLLYRLRTIHLPLPPLRRRGRDIEALTRFKVSQLCKENNLPPKKIEQGFFDTLNAYPWPGNVRELFNVLETAFVASGSEATLYTMHLPGEVRIQVTRASIEKGQLSQMPEHDPIDPAFSFQGNIPGFKAWKQKMERHYLEQIIAATNGDVKRILNLSGLSKSHFYSLVKKYGIQI; encoded by the coding sequence ATGGCATTGATTTTAATCATAGATGACGACGATAATTTTTGCGGCACCATGAAAAGTCTTGTGCTTCGCATGGGACATGATTTTCTGGCCGCAGGCACCCTGGAGCAGGGTATTCGGATTCTTGAAGAACAGGCCGTAGATATCCTGCTGTTGGACGTGGGGCTTCCCGACGGCAACGGGCTTGAGGCGTTGTCCCGGATCAAGGAGGCATCCAAATCCAGTCCTGAAATATTTATCATCACGGGCCTGGGCGATCCAGCCGGGGCCGAGACCGCCATCACCGAAGGGGTTTGGGATTATATTGTCAAACCCACTTCTATCAAGGAGACCCGGGCCAGTCTCGTCCGGGCATTGAAATACCGGCAGGAAAAACAGAGCCGGCAGCAGGCCATGACCCTGGATCTGGACCAGATTGTAGGCCGGTCCGCCCCCATGCAAAAGTGTTTTGAAATCGTGGCCCAGGGGGCTGCGTCCAGCATGCCTGTGCTTATAACAGGGGAGACCGGGACCGGCAAGGAGCTCTTTGCCCAAACCATCCATGCCAACAGTCTGAGAAAAGACAAAGGATTTATTGTGGTGGACTGCGCCTTCCTAACCGAAAGCCTGATGGAAAGTACCCTGTTCGGCCACCGGAAAGGGGCATTCACCGGGGCGGTGGAGCGTCGGGACGGGCTTGTGAAGCTGGCGGATCAGGGAACCTTGTTCCTGGATGAGGTGGGGGAGATGCCCTTGTCAGCCCAGAAATCCTTTCTGCGCATCCTCCAGGAGAAACGGTTTCGTCCCCTGGGCGATGCCAATGAGATCACCAGCGACTTTCGCCTTATGGCCGCCACCAACCGGGACCTGGACGTTATGGTGGAAGACGGTACCTTTCGCCGGGATCTGCTATACCGCCTTCGTACCATCCATCTGCCCCTGCCGCCACTGCGCCGAAGGGGCCGGGACATTGAGGCGCTGACCCGGTTTAAAGTCAGTCAACTTTGCAAGGAAAATAACCTGCCGCCCAAAAAAATCGAGCAGGGCTTTTTTGATACCCTGAATGCTTATCCCTGGCCCGGTAACGTCAGAGAACTGTTTAATGTGCTTGAAACTGCATTTGTGGCCTCGGGCAGCGAAGCCACCCTTTACACCATGCATCTGCCGGGTGAGGTAAGAATCCAGGTGACCCGGGCATCCATTGAAAAGGGACAGTTGTCCCAGATGCCTGAACATGACCCCATTGACCCTGCCTTTTCTTTTCAGGGTAACATCCCCGGGTTCAAGGCATGGAAACAAAAGATGGAGCGGCATTACCTGGAACAGATCATTGCCGCCACCAACGGGGATGTTAAACGTATCCTTAACCTGTCCGGCCTGTCCAAATCCCATTTTTACTCCCTGGTTAAAAAGTACGGCATCCAGATATAG
- a CDS encoding MAC/perforin domain-containing protein: MMNTEEINSDSEEKPRTIANIVIAREDLMPSAEKLMAVYGVKNTSELEKIQYGIDAKRPQPLPGSIFIGHTYDVISGTMYPSNSFMGDQLFDYPAWESDQWTTQNLNGIVYRLPVFVTALPESSVKLEVSQGNSLVEYASNTASKLGIEGSYGFFNGSLEANFSMSNSRYSFSKFSTVSEEYRSWTIKIKNIVNARENLKDEIRDIIENYDCQDVFRTLGTHFIYGLSFGARVMLSFNTDTLETDSQTEFDSKITATYNHIIGKAEGSQETQYTKHINEIIQNSTRKSTIIGGDSEFAAEIFREGTVSPAYYKKWSKTVKSNVMPMDFTNDGLRPIWELAADENRRKKLTEAFKTYSKENALIYQAKLPLQVGDNLLIKASNDHYLKVDNNSLSATAVGKRQANLLRVTDTKELNSDENLIQYVLLAAPNATLVSHDENGVSAKDSIKEANRNLGKYWWEVKKVKKEEGKGRFMIGSEVLDKDKRWWKLEKTILKYGPADRMGHFRIDLLQPKANEVLSLKQWEDWQTYWRERQNQFANWVLTWKLDRDVYGKRESEAIREKIETLVPLNGYITRFSLNDVRTHFHGRQLEFQNWLNTWGLDRDRYGRDLYKEVVGQIDDYLSRVPLG; the protein is encoded by the coding sequence ATGATGAATACAGAAGAAATCAACTCTGATTCAGAGGAAAAACCGCGCACTATCGCGAATATAGTGATCGCACGAGAAGATCTGATGCCGTCAGCCGAAAAACTGATGGCGGTGTATGGCGTAAAGAACACATCCGAATTAGAGAAAATTCAATACGGTATTGATGCAAAACGACCGCAACCATTACCGGGCAGCATTTTTATAGGCCACACCTATGATGTGATCAGTGGCACCATGTATCCTTCAAATTCCTTTATGGGCGATCAGCTTTTTGACTACCCCGCTTGGGAGAGTGATCAGTGGACGACTCAGAATCTCAACGGAATAGTATACCGACTCCCTGTTTTTGTAACGGCCCTGCCAGAATCCAGTGTAAAATTAGAAGTAAGCCAGGGTAATTCTCTGGTAGAATACGCATCCAATACCGCATCAAAGCTTGGTATCGAAGGATCTTACGGTTTTTTTAACGGCTCACTTGAGGCTAACTTCAGCATGAGTAATTCCCGCTACTCCTTTTCTAAATTCTCCACGGTCAGTGAAGAGTACCGGTCCTGGACTATCAAAATCAAAAACATTGTCAACGCCAGAGAGAATTTAAAGGATGAAATTCGTGATATCATTGAAAATTATGATTGCCAGGATGTCTTTCGTACGTTAGGCACCCATTTTATTTATGGCCTGTCCTTTGGCGCACGGGTGATGCTTTCTTTTAATACCGATACTCTTGAAACCGATTCCCAAACAGAGTTCGATTCAAAAATTACAGCAACCTATAACCATATTATAGGCAAAGCGGAAGGAAGCCAAGAGACCCAATATACGAAACACATTAATGAGATCATCCAAAACTCAACTCGCAAAAGTACTATTATCGGTGGTGATTCTGAATTTGCGGCAGAAATTTTTCGCGAAGGCACAGTGTCCCCTGCCTATTACAAAAAATGGAGTAAAACCGTAAAATCCAATGTTATGCCCATGGATTTTACCAACGACGGCCTTCGGCCCATATGGGAACTGGCGGCAGATGAAAATCGACGCAAGAAATTAACCGAGGCTTTCAAAACCTACTCCAAAGAAAACGCTTTGATATATCAGGCCAAACTGCCGCTTCAAGTAGGCGATAACTTACTGATCAAGGCCAGCAACGACCATTATTTAAAGGTAGATAACAATTCGCTGAGCGCTACAGCCGTTGGCAAAAGACAGGCCAACCTGTTGCGCGTCACGGACACAAAAGAGCTGAACTCCGATGAGAACTTGATCCAATACGTTCTGCTGGCCGCCCCGAATGCAACATTGGTTTCCCATGATGAAAATGGCGTATCTGCCAAAGATAGCATCAAGGAAGCCAATAGAAATTTAGGGAAATACTGGTGGGAAGTCAAGAAAGTAAAAAAAGAGGAGGGTAAAGGCCGTTTTATGATCGGGTCTGAAGTGCTTGACAAAGACAAGCGCTGGTGGAAACTGGAGAAAACCATTCTTAAATACGGCCCGGCGGACAGGATGGGCCACTTTAGAATCGACCTCTTACAGCCAAAGGCCAATGAGGTCCTCTCCCTCAAGCAATGGGAAGATTGGCAAACATACTGGCGGGAGCGTCAAAATCAATTCGCGAATTGGGTACTTACCTGGAAACTGGATCGTGATGTATATGGGAAAAGAGAGAGCGAAGCCATAAGAGAAAAAATAGAGACTCTGGTGCCGCTAAATGGTTATATAACGCGTTTTTCCTTGAATGATGTGCGAACACACTTCCATGGCAGACAGCTTGAATTCCAAAATTGGCTCAATACCTGGGGCCTTGACAGAGACCGGTATGGAAGGGATCTATATAAGGAGGTGGTTGGGCAGATTGACGACTATCTTTCCCGTGTTCCCCTCGGCTGA
- a CDS encoding ABC transporter permease translates to MKPIDILTFSTRASFGYPTRTFLMLLAMAIGVASMVVLSTLGEGARTYVVGQFSSLGTNLLIVLPGRSETVGGPPPLLGITPRDLTLDDAAALQRSSVIRYVAPIIIGAAPVSYGRREREVTILGSTSQLHNINQLEMGSGRFLPPGDIGRAAPICVLGETTRKELFGTQSAVGEKVRIGDNRFIVAGVLSDKGESVGLDMSDLVIIPVASAQALFNTESLFRIMIEASERDLIPKAKEVILKIIRKRHDGEDDVTVVTQDAVLATFDKIFTALTLTVSGIAAISVGVAGILIMNVMLIAVSQRRSEVGLLKAIGAPSGQIVALFLGEAALLSFLGGALGLLLAAGATGLVESLYPQFPLDIPSWALVTALAVAVGCGLLFGVLPALRAARLDPVESLSRR, encoded by the coding sequence ATGAAACCCATAGACATCCTGACCTTTTCGACCCGTGCTTCATTTGGGTATCCCACCAGGACATTTCTGATGTTGCTGGCTATGGCCATCGGTGTGGCCTCAATGGTCGTGCTTTCCACGCTGGGAGAAGGGGCCAGAACCTATGTTGTCGGCCAGTTCTCATCCCTTGGCACCAACCTTCTGATCGTATTGCCGGGTCGCTCTGAAACAGTTGGAGGACCGCCGCCCCTGCTTGGAATCACTCCGCGTGATCTTACCCTGGATGATGCGGCAGCGCTCCAGCGTTCCTCGGTTATCCGCTATGTCGCTCCCATCATAATTGGTGCCGCGCCGGTATCTTATGGCAGGCGTGAGCGCGAGGTGACCATCCTCGGCTCCACTTCGCAATTACACAATATAAATCAACTCGAAATGGGCAGCGGGCGGTTTCTTCCGCCAGGTGATATAGGTCGGGCAGCACCGATATGCGTACTTGGGGAGACGACCAGGAAAGAGCTGTTTGGTACACAGTCAGCAGTCGGTGAGAAGGTGCGTATCGGTGACAACCGGTTTATAGTGGCCGGTGTCCTCTCCGATAAGGGGGAATCGGTGGGGCTTGATATGAGTGATCTGGTCATCATTCCGGTTGCTTCTGCCCAGGCACTGTTCAATACTGAATCGCTGTTCCGGATTATGATAGAGGCTTCCGAGCGGGATCTGATTCCTAAAGCAAAAGAGGTGATTTTAAAAATAATCCGCAAGCGCCATGATGGAGAGGATGATGTGACCGTTGTTACCCAGGATGCGGTGCTTGCCACCTTTGATAAGATTTTTACGGCATTGACCCTCACTGTAAGCGGCATAGCTGCAATCAGTGTCGGGGTGGCGGGGATTCTGATTATGAATGTGATGCTGATAGCGGTAAGCCAGCGACGGTCTGAAGTCGGTTTGCTCAAAGCCATTGGGGCGCCCAGTGGGCAGATCGTTGCCCTTTTCCTTGGCGAGGCCGCATTGCTCTCTTTTCTCGGCGGGGCGTTGGGGTTGCTGCTTGCTGCCGGTGCTACCGGGTTGGTGGAATCTCTGTACCCGCAATTTCCGCTTGATATCCCTTCCTGGGCCCTTGTGACGGCCCTGGCTGTTGCTGTTGGCTGCGGCCTTCTTTTCGGTGTGTTGCCGGCACTCAGGGCTGCCCGGCTTGATCCGGTTGAGTCCTTGTCAAGGAGGTGA
- a CDS encoding ATP-binding protein — protein sequence MPRCYIVPDRKPQILPITSLGGNFNPWNILYIPAVKIFVRLVRDKIFRFSFRHYIYIAAMWLLAFTAVCSAGAQESAERRSQRILYLNSYNNGYAWSDNILEGIRSVLPVESQSLNFQMEYLDAKRYENEQMQTVLFNYFKAKFDRDRFDVLITSDNNALAFALKYRSRLFAGVPIVFCGINNYTPSMLEGQPAITGIAETVAFKDNMDIIRRLHPNARKMVIVGSNSVTSRAIINEIRQTIEQEKIDYAFTFKTGFQLQALKTGTPDYLADLSRDTLLYIVPGGSEAGDGNLYSIQEIAAMICRATNRPVYSSWEFLMGTGIVGGKLASGLEQGKAAARLALRILDGEDPALIPVKTAEGHAYIFDHNVLKSLGADMSLLPAGSRIINEPYDFYRLNRGIFWLIISGLFVLACMVVLLGVSMVQKKRANQAMEKSKMQLQLILDNIPHIVFWQDVNLNLVDVNLSFLKFFKIRNKADIINQDISSVPDLAYTAEESRKLGREVLETAAPFHARLLKIQRSDQEQVWLEINKVPLLDKKKRVAGVLSTAEDITKKIKLEKQLAQTQKMEALGILSGGIAHDFNNILTSIINSTELAIDDVPEDSLTRQDLERVLSAGKRGAELVKQILTFSRPGHVRFKKLDLARVVKDAMALVETSFPGNIKVVKNMAQGKFMCRGDAIQIHQVVMNLCTNAFQALGGKSGRIEVKLDERVLTGLDPENDDPFNLPPGHYVELTVSDNGPGIDPEILDKVFDPFFSTKGKNFGSGLGLSMVHGIVKGHNGAISLTSKAYDLTCFTVLLPRLDQVEDDERPAENNVCLGQGTILFVEDDPEQRQSVPRIIEKLGYLVTAADSASQALELIRQNPSGFDLVITDYDMPKISGLELARQLARILPSLPVIMVSGRNVEFSRQESSNIKAFIVKPYDKGILSRGINEVLCPAERSH from the coding sequence ATGCCCAGATGTTACATAGTGCCCGACCGAAAACCGCAAATTTTGCCGATTACTTCGTTGGGCGGAAATTTTAATCCTTGGAATATTCTATATATACCTGCGGTTAAAATTTTCGTCCGCCTTGTACGCGACAAAATTTTCAGGTTTTCGTTTAGACACTACATATATATTGCCGCCATGTGGTTGCTGGCGTTCACTGCTGTCTGTTCCGCCGGAGCACAGGAATCCGCCGAACGGCGAAGCCAGCGGATTCTTTACCTGAACTCCTACAACAATGGGTATGCCTGGTCCGACAATATTCTTGAAGGAATCCGCTCGGTGCTTCCCGTGGAGAGCCAGAGCCTGAATTTTCAGATGGAGTACCTGGATGCCAAACGGTATGAAAACGAACAGATGCAAACGGTCTTGTTCAATTATTTTAAGGCCAAGTTCGACCGCGACCGGTTTGACGTCCTCATCACCTCGGACAACAATGCCCTGGCCTTTGCCTTGAAGTATCGATCCCGTTTATTTGCCGGGGTGCCTATTGTATTTTGCGGCATCAACAACTACACCCCTTCCATGTTAGAGGGACAGCCTGCCATTACCGGGATTGCAGAGACCGTGGCCTTTAAGGATAACATGGATATCATCCGCCGTTTGCATCCCAACGCCCGGAAGATGGTGATCGTCGGCAGCAACAGCGTTACCTCCCGGGCCATTATCAATGAAATCCGCCAGACCATCGAACAGGAAAAAATTGACTACGCCTTTACCTTCAAGACCGGATTCCAACTCCAGGCGCTTAAAACCGGCACACCGGATTACCTGGCAGACCTGTCCCGGGACACCCTGCTCTATATTGTGCCGGGGGGCTCCGAAGCCGGCGACGGTAACCTTTACAGCATCCAGGAGATTGCCGCCATGATCTGCCGGGCCACAAACCGGCCCGTGTACTCTTCCTGGGAGTTTCTCATGGGAACCGGCATTGTGGGGGGCAAGCTGGCTTCGGGCCTGGAACAGGGAAAGGCTGCTGCCCGGCTGGCTTTGCGTATTCTGGATGGAGAAGATCCGGCCCTGATACCGGTGAAAACAGCCGAAGGCCACGCCTATATTTTTGACCATAACGTGCTCAAAAGTTTGGGGGCGGACATGTCTTTGCTGCCTGCGGGCAGCAGAATCATCAATGAGCCCTATGATTTTTACCGGCTCAACCGGGGGATTTTTTGGCTGATTATTTCAGGGCTCTTTGTCCTGGCCTGCATGGTGGTTCTTCTGGGCGTCAGCATGGTCCAGAAAAAAAGGGCCAACCAGGCCATGGAAAAATCCAAGATGCAGCTCCAGCTGATCCTGGATAATATCCCCCACATCGTCTTCTGGCAGGATGTGAACCTCAATCTGGTGGATGTGAACCTCTCATTTCTCAAATTTTTTAAAATCCGGAACAAAGCCGACATCATTAACCAGGATATTTCCTCGGTACCGGACCTGGCCTACACCGCTGAAGAGTCCAGGAAACTGGGCCGCGAAGTGCTTGAAACCGCCGCTCCGTTCCATGCCCGACTGCTGAAAATACAGCGCAGCGACCAGGAACAGGTGTGGCTGGAGATCAACAAAGTACCACTGCTCGATAAAAAAAAACGGGTGGCGGGCGTGCTGAGCACGGCCGAGGATATCACCAAAAAAATCAAACTGGAAAAACAGCTGGCCCAAACCCAGAAGATGGAGGCATTGGGGATTCTTTCCGGGGGTATTGCCCATGATTTTAACAATATCCTGACTTCCATTATCAATTCCACCGAACTTGCCATCGACGATGTCCCTGAAGATTCCCTGACCCGCCAGGATCTGGAACGGGTTCTTTCGGCAGGCAAAAGGGGAGCGGAGCTGGTTAAACAGATTCTCACCTTCAGCCGGCCCGGCCACGTCCGGTTCAAAAAACTGGATCTGGCACGGGTAGTCAAAGACGCCATGGCCCTGGTGGAGACATCGTTTCCCGGCAACATCAAGGTGGTAAAAAACATGGCCCAAGGCAAGTTCATGTGCCGGGGGGATGCCATTCAGATCCACCAGGTGGTGATGAACCTGTGTACCAATGCTTTTCAGGCTTTAGGGGGGAAAAGCGGCCGTATTGAAGTAAAATTGGATGAACGGGTTTTAACCGGCCTTGATCCGGAAAACGACGACCCCTTTAACCTGCCGCCGGGCCATTATGTTGAACTGACCGTCTCGGACAACGGCCCGGGCATTGATCCTGAAATTTTGGATAAGGTGTTTGACCCTTTTTTTTCCACCAAAGGCAAAAATTTTGGATCAGGCCTGGGGCTTTCCATGGTCCACGGTATTGTCAAGGGCCATAACGGGGCCATTTCACTGACCAGCAAGGCCTATGACCTGACGTGTTTTACGGTGCTTTTGCCCCGCTTGGATCAGGTTGAGGACGATGAGCGACCGGCAGAAAACAATGTTTGCCTGGGCCAGGGCACCATTCTTTTTGTGGAGGACGACCCGGAACAGCGGCAAAGTGTCCCGCGGATTATTGAAAAGCTGGGCTATTTGGTGACCGCCGCAGACAGCGCAAGTCAGGCCCTGGAACTGATCCGGCAAAACCCGTCTGGATTTGACCTGGTCATCACCGACTATGACATGCCGAAAATATCCGGCCTGGAACTGGCCCGGCAACTAGCCCGAATCCTGCCCAGCCTGCCCGTGATCATGGTGTCGGGACGAAATGTAGAGTTCAGCCGGCAGGAATCTTCCAATATCAAGGCATTCATTGTAAAACCCTATGACAAGGGAATTTTATCCCGGGGCATCAACGAGGTGCTCTGCCCTGCGGAAAGATCCCATTGA
- a CDS encoding AbrB family transcriptional regulator, whose protein sequence is MERYLLVIMVGTIGGLLAQRFNIPGGAVVGSMVFTGITVLFLPKGIDLPSSVRTGIQIILGITLGVSVDRSLLALGVKIMPMAILSTIILLTVAVCMALLANKLGLVDFGTALFGFSPGGMTGMAILAQSENHNGSVVAFFHLVRIFTLFIVIPLLVKVVMYLQQKGFLL, encoded by the coding sequence ATGGAAAGATATTTACTGGTTATTATGGTGGGGACTATTGGGGGCCTTTTGGCACAACGCTTTAATATTCCCGGTGGGGCCGTTGTCGGGTCTATGGTGTTTACTGGGATTACGGTTTTGTTTTTACCCAAGGGGATTGATCTGCCGTCATCTGTGCGCACAGGCATACAGATCATTTTGGGCATCACCCTTGGGGTCTCCGTTGACCGCTCTCTTTTGGCTTTGGGGGTCAAGATAATGCCCATGGCAATCTTGAGCACCATTATTCTTTTGACGGTGGCCGTGTGCATGGCGCTTCTCGCGAACAAGCTTGGGCTGGTGGATTTTGGGACGGCCCTGTTCGGCTTTTCTCCGGGGGGAATGACGGGTATGGCCATTTTAGCCCAATCCGAAAATCATAACGGTTCCGTTGTGGCATTTTTTCATTTGGTGAGAATATTCACCCTTTTTATCGTCATTCCGCTGCTCGTGAAGGTGGTGATGTATTTACAGCAGAAAGGGTTTCTCCTGTAA
- a CDS encoding ABC transporter permease has product MHPGDLFRLSLNSLVDQRLRSFLTILGIAVGIGSVVLLTSIGEGIHRFTLAEFTQFGTNLIGINPGKATTLGTSGAIINNVRPMSIADEQALARIPGVVSTVSVIQGNGPVEYYGRSRRTTILGVGPSASEVWQIRVVKGRFLPEDNLTAPRSYVVLGSKVKHELFRESNPLGKIIRVAGERYRVIGVMETKGQMLGFDLDDAVYIPTVRAMSLFNQQSLMEIDLVYRTGLQSKTIAERARKILVNRHGAEDFTITTQEEMLKVLGSVLNILTVAVGGLGAISLFVGGVGILTIMTIAVNERTPEIGLMRAIGADKKQILLLFLGEAVVLAVIGGIAGLAGGAGIAWLLGVLVPALPTHTPWLYALYAEILAALIGLLAGVMPAQKAAGLDPLEALRAE; this is encoded by the coding sequence ATGCATCCAGGAGACCTGTTCCGTTTATCATTGAACTCGCTGGTGGATCAGCGGCTTCGCTCCTTCCTCACCATTCTCGGCATTGCGGTGGGGATCGGTTCGGTGGTGTTACTCACCTCCATAGGTGAAGGTATTCATCGGTTCACTCTGGCAGAATTTACTCAATTCGGCACCAATCTGATCGGTATCAATCCGGGCAAGGCTACCACACTTGGAACATCCGGGGCGATTATCAACAATGTCCGTCCCATGTCTATTGCTGACGAACAGGCTCTGGCACGGATTCCGGGTGTGGTCAGCACTGTTTCAGTCATTCAGGGAAATGGGCCGGTCGAATATTATGGCCGAAGTCGAAGGACCACCATTTTAGGGGTGGGGCCGTCTGCAAGTGAGGTCTGGCAGATCAGGGTGGTGAAAGGGCGGTTTTTGCCGGAAGATAATTTGACTGCTCCGCGGTCCTATGTGGTGCTTGGCAGCAAGGTGAAGCACGAGCTTTTCCGGGAGTCAAATCCGCTTGGCAAGATTATCCGGGTAGCTGGGGAGCGGTACCGGGTAATCGGGGTGATGGAAACCAAGGGGCAGATGCTCGGTTTTGATCTCGATGACGCGGTATACATCCCGACTGTGAGGGCGATGAGCCTCTTCAATCAGCAGAGCCTGATGGAGATCGACCTGGTTTATCGAACCGGACTGCAGTCGAAAACCATCGCGGAACGAGCCAGGAAAATTCTGGTCAACAGGCATGGTGCTGAGGACTTTACCATCACCACCCAGGAAGAGATGCTCAAGGTGCTCGGTTCGGTGCTCAATATACTCACCGTTGCTGTGGGTGGACTGGGGGCTATCTCGCTCTTTGTCGGTGGTGTGGGGATTCTTACTATTATGACCATAGCGGTTAATGAGCGGACGCCTGAGATCGGCCTGATGAGAGCAATCGGTGCGGACAAAAAGCAGATCCTGCTGCTGTTTCTTGGCGAAGCCGTGGTTCTGGCCGTGATCGGTGGTATCGCAGGCTTAGCCGGCGGTGCCGGGATTGCCTGGCTGCTCGGCGTTCTGGTTCCGGCATTACCGACACACACTCCCTGGCTTTATGCGTTATATGCGGAGATACTTGCCGCATTGATAGGATTACTGGCAGGAGTGATGCCGGCACAGAAAGCGGCGGGACTTGATCCGCTGGAAGCATTGCGGGCAGAGTGA
- the iscB gene encoding RNA-guided endonuclease IscB — protein MAKGINPKGLRFILAKILIMRVFVLNNHGEQLMPCKPRKAKILLNEKKAKVVRRSPFTIQLLYGSSGYKQDLTLGVDTGHNEVGLSVISETKEVFSAVAEMRNDISAKMTQRRMYRRNRRSRLRYRKPRFNNRAACTRKGRLAPSVQWKIDAHARLINQLTALMPITKIVLETGRFDPHKLKDPSVKNHQYQKGVQYGFENVKAYVLARDGYTCQCGKRGCTDKLEVHHIVPRSEGGSNAPENLITLCSKHHKALHAGKITLNVKKYKSLKSATTMNIIRSRLLEMFPDAIETFGYVTKANRYANNIEKTHANDAFVIAGGTTQARDTVRSVTFKRKNNRSLQKNRKGFAPSIRRQRYQIQPTDLIKYQGRICVAKGTQNKGAYVAFMDGTKRVVKSTKQLVLIFQNKGVVYA, from the coding sequence TTGGCGAAGGGAATCAATCCGAAAGGACTTCGCTTCATTTTAGCTAAGATATTAATTATGAGAGTTTTTGTTCTAAATAATCATGGTGAACAATTGATGCCGTGCAAGCCTCGTAAGGCAAAAATATTGTTGAATGAGAAGAAAGCCAAAGTGGTTCGGCGCAGTCCGTTTACGATTCAATTGTTGTATGGCTCCAGCGGCTATAAGCAGGATTTAACACTGGGCGTTGACACCGGCCATAATGAGGTCGGCTTGTCTGTTATATCAGAAACTAAAGAAGTCTTTTCTGCTGTGGCTGAGATGAGAAACGATATTTCCGCCAAAATGACACAGAGGCGTATGTATCGTCGCAATCGACGCAGTCGTTTAAGATACCGCAAGCCTCGTTTTAATAATCGTGCAGCATGTACTCGAAAGGGACGATTAGCGCCTTCCGTACAATGGAAGATTGATGCCCATGCACGACTGATTAATCAGTTGACCGCGCTGATGCCGATTACAAAAATCGTTTTAGAGACCGGCAGGTTTGATCCACACAAGTTGAAAGATCCAAGCGTGAAAAACCACCAATATCAAAAAGGCGTTCAGTACGGTTTTGAGAATGTTAAAGCCTACGTATTGGCCCGGGACGGTTACACATGCCAATGTGGAAAAAGAGGGTGTACGGATAAGCTTGAAGTCCATCATATTGTTCCTCGTTCTGAGGGTGGGTCCAACGCCCCGGAAAATCTAATAACACTGTGCTCAAAGCATCATAAAGCGCTCCATGCCGGTAAGATAACGCTTAACGTTAAAAAATACAAAAGCTTAAAATCCGCCACAACGATGAATATTATTCGCTCCCGGTTGTTGGAAATGTTTCCGGATGCAATAGAGACATTCGGTTATGTCACAAAAGCAAACCGATACGCGAATAACATAGAAAAAACCCATGCGAATGATGCATTTGTCATAGCCGGGGGCACTACCCAGGCGCGTGACACAGTGCGATCGGTTACATTCAAGCGGAAGAATAATCGTTCCCTGCAAAAAAACAGGAAGGGTTTTGCCCCTTCCATTCGAAGACAAAGATATCAGATACAACCAACAGATCTGATTAAGTATCAGGGCCGAATTTGTGTAGCAAAAGGCACACAAAACAAAGGCGCGTATGTAGCCTTTATGGATGGCACAAAACGGGTGGTGAAATCAACCAAACAGTTGGTTTTAATATTTCAAAACAAAGGCGTTGTCTATGCGTAG